A part of Prolixibacteraceae bacterium genomic DNA contains:
- the ltrA gene encoding group II intron reverse transcriptase/maturase produces METNITTDNLLERVLESGNLNKAYLQVYRNKGSHGVDEMQVESLKDYLRLHREVLIAELREGKYLPNPVRRVEIPKEPGKTRPLGIPTVVDRVIQQAISQVLSPIYEEQFSNYSFGFRPNKGAHTAIIACSQTITAGYHYAIDMDMERFFDTVNHSKLIEILSRTIKDGRLVSLIHKYLRAGVVVEEQFQETETGVPQGGPLSPLLSNIMLNELDHELTRRGHEFVRYADDIVILCKSKRGATRTMNSTIRFIEDTLFLKVNRDKTEVVRYNQIKFLGYSFYKTKGVVRFRLSKKTQRKVKRSLEGIVARNNSIGYDEIKSKLKSYIQGWVTYYRLADMKSFLKQVDEWLRRRIRMVIWKCWKRVRTKMKNLMKLGVSKNKAYEYANTRKKYWRISKSPILQTTITNKNLEKAGYITLSDYYQKVKS; encoded by the coding sequence ATGGAAACGAACATTACAACAGATAATTTATTAGAACGTGTCCTAGAATCAGGTAACCTAAATAAGGCTTATTTACAGGTTTATCGTAATAAAGGGAGTCATGGAGTTGATGAGATGCAAGTGGAATCCTTAAAAGATTATCTCAGACTTCATCGAGAAGTTTTAATAGCAGAACTACGAGAAGGGAAGTACCTTCCCAATCCTGTACGACGAGTCGAAATACCCAAAGAACCAGGTAAAACACGCCCTTTAGGTATTCCTACTGTCGTGGATCGAGTTATTCAACAAGCCATTTCACAAGTTCTTAGTCCTATTTATGAGGAACAGTTTTCCAATTATAGCTTTGGATTCCGTCCGAATAAAGGAGCACATACAGCTATTATAGCCTGTAGCCAAACGATCACAGCAGGTTATCATTATGCTATCGATATGGATATGGAAAGATTTTTCGATACCGTAAATCATAGCAAGTTGATAGAGATCTTATCACGAACGATAAAAGATGGTCGATTAGTTTCCTTAATCCATAAATATCTAAGAGCCGGAGTTGTTGTTGAAGAGCAGTTTCAAGAAACAGAAACAGGAGTTCCTCAAGGAGGACCATTAAGTCCATTGCTAAGCAACATTATGCTGAATGAATTAGACCATGAACTCACAAGACGAGGACATGAGTTTGTTCGTTATGCAGATGATATTGTCATCTTATGTAAAAGCAAGCGAGGAGCTACACGCACGATGAATTCTACAATTCGTTTTATAGAAGATACTCTATTCTTAAAAGTGAATCGAGATAAAACAGAAGTGGTGCGCTACAATCAGATTAAGTTTCTTGGCTACAGTTTTTACAAAACAAAAGGTGTCGTTCGTTTTCGATTGTCGAAAAAGACACAACGGAAAGTGAAGCGCTCTTTGGAAGGAATTGTAGCACGGAATAATAGTATTGGTTACGATGAAATCAAATCCAAGCTTAAAAGCTATATTCAAGGATGGGTAACCTATTATCGATTGGCAGATATGAAATCATTTCTGAAACAAGTAGATGAATGGCTAAGACGACGTATCCGTATGGTAATATGGAAATGTTGGAAAAGAGTAAGAACGAAGATGAAGAATTTAATGAAACTCGGAGTTTCGAAGAACAAAGCGTATGAATATGCTAATACGAGGAAAAAGTATTGGCGCATTTCAAAGAGTCCAATTCTACAAACGACTATAACGAATAAGAATTTGGAGAAGGCAGGCTATATTACGCTAAGTGATTATTATCAGAAAGTAAAGTCGTGA
- a CDS encoding CoA pyrophosphatase: protein MNRRESISYLKEQITHHLPGEEAHLRMLPYIRELKPLGKHVQPKESAVLIVIWFDQTFKTCVIKRTSKMRNHAGQFALPGGKFDIEEDRNLMDTALRETFEEVGLNINKEDVIGPLSKIYIPVSTFYITPYLAFISGKPQFQINPDEVEALDELIIDDLFGSKGNMQVDVKGNIVTVPSYNYHNTKIWGATAMILSEMEIIWNRLKEKAQSQITF from the coding sequence ATGAATAGAAGAGAATCCATTAGCTACCTAAAAGAACAGATTACACACCATCTCCCTGGAGAGGAGGCACACCTTCGAATGCTACCTTATATTAGAGAGCTGAAGCCTCTAGGAAAGCATGTACAACCGAAAGAGAGTGCTGTATTGATCGTGATATGGTTCGACCAGACATTCAAAACATGTGTGATCAAACGAACTTCAAAAATGAGAAATCATGCAGGACAATTTGCCCTCCCTGGAGGCAAGTTCGACATCGAAGAAGATCGTAACCTAATGGATACTGCACTCAGAGAGACTTTCGAAGAGGTGGGACTCAACATCAATAAAGAAGATGTGATAGGACCACTCTCTAAAATATATATCCCTGTGAGCACCTTCTATATCACCCCCTACCTTGCGTTTATCAGTGGCAAACCACAATTTCAAATCAATCCTGATGAAGTAGAGGCACTCGATGAGTTGATTATCGACGATCTCTTTGGCTCTAAAGGCAATATGCAAGTCGATGTCAAAGGGAACATCGTCACAGTTCCTAGCTACAACTATCATAACACCAAAATATGGGGAGCCACCGCCATGATTCTTTCAGAGATGGAGATAATATGGAATAGGTTAAAAGAGAAGGCACAAAGTCAGATTACATTTTAA
- a CDS encoding ABC transporter permease yields the protein MKYEYFLAKRLFFDKNQKHHFSRSIINFAVAGITIGIVVIILAVSITVGFKKEVKDKVVGFGSHIQLLNYSTSNSYDNIPILSDEEWVDKVKSLDNVNHMETFATKSGIIHTGEEIEGVILKGFGTNHRWTFFKKHLVDGKVLDLKRDKAGIGIMISQSLASRMRLKVGDAIRMYFMKESQTVPQLRKFIVKGIFYTSLTEFDKIFALVDIRQIQRLNKWAPNQVSGYDITLNDFDRLDQTTYDVQNIVLNYKENIPTIRPVNIKHKYREIFDWLGLIDMNVWVILGLMIAVAGFNMVSGVLILILERTQMIGTLKAIGAQNKSIRRLFLTIAAFLITKGLFWGNLIALALCFAQKKFGIIPLDPTSYYVDKVPIELNISYLVILNIATLAITIIMLVIPSMMISRISPDKAIKFD from the coding sequence ATGAAGTATGAATATTTTTTAGCAAAAAGACTGTTCTTCGATAAGAATCAGAAGCACCATTTTAGTCGGTCGATCATTAACTTTGCCGTAGCAGGAATAACGATTGGTATTGTGGTGATTATTCTGGCGGTCTCAATTACTGTCGGTTTTAAAAAAGAGGTAAAAGACAAAGTTGTAGGATTCGGTTCCCACATTCAGCTATTGAACTATAGCACAAGCAATAGCTATGACAACATACCAATTCTCTCTGATGAGGAATGGGTCGATAAAGTGAAGTCGCTCGACAACGTCAATCATATGGAGACCTTTGCGACCAAATCTGGTATCATACATACCGGTGAAGAGATCGAAGGAGTAATACTTAAAGGATTCGGGACAAACCACCGCTGGACCTTCTTCAAGAAGCATCTTGTCGATGGCAAGGTATTAGATCTAAAGCGCGACAAGGCAGGCATTGGTATCATGATATCCCAATCTCTTGCATCGAGAATGCGACTCAAAGTAGGCGATGCAATACGAATGTATTTCATGAAAGAGTCACAAACGGTTCCCCAGCTACGTAAGTTTATTGTAAAAGGCATCTTCTACACCTCTCTAACAGAGTTCGATAAGATCTTTGCCCTTGTAGATATCCGACAAATTCAACGTCTCAATAAGTGGGCACCAAATCAAGTCAGTGGTTATGACATTACACTTAACGATTTTGACCGTCTAGATCAAACCACATATGATGTACAAAACATTGTTCTTAACTATAAAGAGAACATCCCCACCATACGCCCCGTGAATATCAAACACAAATACAGAGAGATATTCGACTGGCTAGGGCTTATCGATATGAATGTGTGGGTTATACTAGGGCTCATGATTGCGGTGGCTGGCTTTAATATGGTCTCGGGTGTACTGATCCTTATTCTAGAGCGCACACAGATGATTGGTACATTAAAAGCGATAGGAGCTCAGAACAAAAGCATCCGAAGATTGTTTCTAACCATAGCAGCCTTTCTTATTACCAAAGGTCTGTTTTGGGGGAATCTTATCGCATTAGCACTCTGTTTTGCACAGAAAAAGTTTGGTATCATTCCTTTAGATCCAACTTCATACTATGTCGATAAAGTCCCCATCGAACTCAATATCTCTTATCTGGTAATCCTCAATATCGCGACACTTGCCATTACCATTATAATGCTTGTGATTCCGTCGATGATGATATCTAGGATCTCGCCAGACAAGGCCATTAAATTTGATTAG
- a CDS encoding flippase-like domain-containing protein, which translates to MVKIFQNKLKYILFLLIGAGIFYYIYRDFDFQLLRNHLSQGFKYQWVLMAMGMIILSHVFRALRWNIVLNNNQRTVSFSNSFLAVMSAYFMNYIVPRMGEVTRCAGISKMEKISFSEALGTVVSERIIDMIMLLSLTVVVILAQTSKIIDFIKEQPKIYDKITMIFLNPMGIVAIIAIVAALGFIAYKVIVSERLKKITMVQSFIQGILAIAKIQKPFQFILYTLAIWFLYFAMDYVCFFAFDFTSHLSVMAGMTVFVFGSYGMVAPVQGGMGPWHFMTVEALALYGVGRQEGLIFALVVHSAITLVTIVVGGITSIIVTFKKPHQLTEA; encoded by the coding sequence TTGGTTAAGATATTTCAAAATAAACTTAAATATATTCTTTTTCTTCTGATAGGTGCAGGAATATTTTACTATATCTATCGTGACTTTGATTTTCAGTTATTACGCAACCATCTGTCTCAAGGCTTTAAATACCAGTGGGTATTGATGGCCATGGGGATGATCATCTTAAGCCACGTATTTAGGGCTTTAAGATGGAATATTGTATTAAACAACAACCAGCGTACCGTCAGTTTTAGCAACTCTTTTTTGGCGGTAATGTCTGCATATTTCATGAACTATATCGTTCCTCGAATGGGAGAAGTGACTCGTTGTGCTGGCATATCTAAAATGGAGAAGATCTCTTTTAGCGAGGCTCTAGGAACAGTAGTAAGTGAACGTATTATCGATATGATCATGCTCCTATCGCTGACAGTGGTAGTGATCCTTGCACAGACCTCTAAAATCATTGACTTCATAAAAGAGCAACCCAAGATATATGATAAGATCACGATGATTTTTCTAAATCCTATGGGCATAGTGGCTATTATAGCCATCGTAGCTGCATTGGGATTCATAGCGTACAAAGTGATCGTTTCGGAAAGACTAAAGAAAATCACAATGGTACAGAGCTTTATACAAGGTATTCTGGCTATTGCAAAGATTCAAAAGCCATTTCAGTTTATTCTCTATACGCTAGCCATATGGTTTCTATACTTTGCGATGGACTATGTATGCTTCTTTGCTTTTGACTTCACAAGCCACTTAAGCGTCATGGCAGGAATGACAGTATTTGTCTTTGGTAGCTACGGAATGGTGGCGCCCGTTCAAGGAGGAATGGGACCATGGCATTTTATGACTGTCGAAGCATTAGCACTTTATGGCGTGGGTCGACAAGAGGGATTAATCTTTGCATTGGTAGTACACTCCGCCATAACCCTTGTGACCATCGTGGTTGGAGGGATCACATCTATCATAGTTACATTTAAGAAACCACATCAATTGACGGAGGCATAA
- the rsmA gene encoding 16S rRNA (adenine(1518)-N(6)/adenine(1519)-N(6))-dimethyltransferase RsmA, with protein sequence MSLVRAKKNLGQHFLTDLSIARRIVDSIQHREVSKVIEVGPGMGVLTQYLIEEEFPEVYPVEIDVESVAYLKEHYPTLSDRIYDGDFLKMDFKAISEDPIVIIGNFPYNISTQIYFKILENRDQVVESVGMIQKEVAERICSPHGSKVYGILSVFVQAFYDVEYLFTVEANVFNPPPKVQSAVMRITRNDRQTLPCDEAMFFRVVKAIFNQRRKAIRNSLKSVCANVSELDTEMLQRRPEQMSVEDFISLTCMVEELMNRS encoded by the coding sequence ATGTCACTGGTAAGAGCAAAAAAGAATTTAGGACAACACTTCTTGACAGACTTAAGTATTGCAAGAAGAATTGTCGATAGTATTCAACACCGAGAGGTGTCTAAGGTTATTGAAGTGGGTCCAGGAATGGGGGTGCTAACTCAATATTTGATCGAAGAGGAATTTCCAGAGGTATATCCTGTAGAGATTGATGTCGAATCTGTGGCATATCTAAAAGAACACTATCCAACTCTTTCTGATCGTATTTACGATGGCGACTTTTTGAAGATGGATTTTAAAGCGATATCAGAAGATCCTATTGTCATTATCGGTAACTTTCCATACAATATCTCAACGCAGATATACTTTAAGATATTAGAGAATAGAGATCAAGTGGTTGAATCTGTCGGGATGATCCAAAAAGAGGTGGCAGAGCGTATTTGTTCGCCTCATGGATCAAAAGTGTATGGAATACTTTCGGTGTTTGTACAGGCCTTCTACGATGTCGAATATCTTTTTACGGTGGAGGCGAATGTCTTTAACCCACCACCAAAAGTGCAGTCGGCAGTGATGCGTATTACTCGTAATGATCGTCAAACTCTTCCTTGTGATGAGGCGATGTTCTTCCGTGTAGTCAAAGCTATCTTTAATCAAAGAAGGAAAGCCATTCGTAACAGTCTCAAGTCGGTATGTGCGAATGTTTCAGAGTTAGATACTGAAATGCTTCAAAGACGTCCTGAACAGATGAGTGTTGAAGACTTTATCTCTCTGACTTGTATGGTTGAAGAGCTAATGAACAGATCATAA
- a CDS encoding TonB-dependent receptor gives MRKQLLTKKIATLLLLSVYMMISSSSIAQEKIVITGTVSDASGETIPGASVRVKESDAGTITNFDGVYQLKATEGNTLVFSYVGYASKEVIIKGKTKIDVILSSDIKGLDEVVIVGYGTQKKANLTGAVETISSETIVDRPAPSLSHALQGSVAGLNVTVENGQPGSAPKINIRGTTSITSGSPLVLVDGVEMAMNLVNPDDVENITVLKDAASCAIYGGRAAFGVVLVTTKNGKRDREPTVNVSAYYGFNRPSRQPDPVNTYDYMLNYDEWRVADGEKPFYGEKVLSAYQKYVNGEDISYLQDENGDVLDDNGNVINFKNTDWNDLIFANQSPVQKYSANVSGGSGKVSYYGSFGMYDQQGLLKAADDSYKRINVSLKIDVDLYKWWTIGLKSTLNRSKSDKPVKYNNIGSYWHAIYRQKPNASSEYDDEMGAWKSKSNPIAYLTDGGRENIRIDDNWITANTIIRPFKGMIIKADYTTNRKSNDKQVDFRKIAYLNQGEVLSEPANDYVKQSAAYKDYETINAFAEYTGSAFDAHNFKLMAGYNQEEIIDNSYWVQRKDKLAETPNLGLTSGDQTTNGSGGVRSIRGGFFRVNYNFKERYLMEVNGRYDLTSRFRTEDRGAFYPSYSAGWRVTEEPFMKGVKKVIDNFKLRVSYASQGNQMIKDKVNGKAVFSYQPYLGTMQTKTIPYILGGERAMVITPASATSADLTWETVTTTNYGLDLTALRGRMNVSFDKYERETKDMLLPMSGPAMFGAAYPKVNGADLVTKGWELSLKWQDKIGSDFGYGVTLALSDNETEITRFDNPNNIIDTKNIYYKGQKLGEIWGYETEGIFQSVEEVKEQNVDYSQFRLYDSQPGDVRYKDLNGDGKITNGAKTLDDHGDLKIIGNDTPRYAYGITTNLNFKGFDCTIFFQGVAKRDYWIGSTHYWGNIAQTYTVPTKWTHNNHWREDNKDGFLPRNAPNKDRGNMNKQTRYLQDASYIRLKNITFGYTFPKHWTQGAGISKIRLYVTGQNLWEYTKLNETFDPEGLNEGGKIYPFQRTVAFGANITF, from the coding sequence ATGAGAAAACAATTATTAACAAAAAAGATTGCAACGCTTCTTTTGCTTTCTGTTTATATGATGATTTCCTCTTCATCTATAGCACAAGAGAAGATTGTGATCACCGGAACGGTTTCTGATGCCTCTGGTGAGACTATTCCGGGTGCTTCTGTTCGAGTAAAAGAGTCCGATGCAGGTACCATTACTAACTTCGATGGAGTTTACCAGCTCAAAGCGACTGAAGGTAATACCCTTGTTTTTTCTTACGTAGGATACGCTTCCAAAGAAGTTATAATAAAAGGAAAAACAAAAATAGACGTGATCCTTAGTAGTGATATAAAGGGCCTTGATGAGGTCGTTATTGTTGGTTATGGTACTCAGAAAAAAGCCAACCTTACTGGGGCTGTGGAGACGATATCTTCCGAGACGATTGTCGATCGACCAGCACCTAGTTTGAGTCATGCCCTTCAAGGTTCCGTAGCGGGACTGAACGTGACAGTAGAAAATGGACAACCCGGATCTGCTCCTAAGATTAATATCCGTGGTACTACTTCTATTACTAGTGGTAGCCCGCTTGTACTTGTTGATGGGGTAGAGATGGCCATGAATCTAGTTAATCCTGATGATGTAGAGAATATTACGGTCCTTAAAGATGCGGCATCTTGTGCTATCTATGGTGGACGTGCTGCCTTTGGTGTGGTATTGGTTACTACAAAGAATGGTAAGCGCGATCGTGAGCCTACGGTAAATGTAAGTGCATATTATGGTTTCAATCGCCCTAGTCGTCAACCAGATCCTGTAAATACATATGACTACATGCTCAATTACGACGAGTGGAGAGTTGCGGATGGAGAGAAGCCATTTTATGGAGAGAAAGTCTTGTCAGCATACCAGAAATATGTAAACGGTGAAGATATCTCTTATTTGCAAGATGAAAATGGAGATGTGTTAGATGATAACGGTAACGTTATTAACTTCAAAAATACTGATTGGAATGATCTTATTTTCGCGAATCAGTCTCCAGTACAGAAATATTCAGCCAATGTATCTGGTGGATCAGGTAAAGTATCCTATTATGGATCTTTCGGTATGTATGATCAACAAGGTCTGTTAAAAGCGGCAGATGATAGTTATAAGCGAATTAATGTGTCACTGAAAATAGATGTAGATCTATATAAGTGGTGGACTATTGGACTGAAGTCAACCCTTAACCGTAGTAAGAGTGATAAGCCTGTAAAGTATAATAATATTGGCTCTTATTGGCATGCTATCTATCGTCAAAAGCCAAATGCAAGTTCAGAGTATGATGATGAAATGGGTGCTTGGAAATCAAAATCTAACCCTATTGCCTATCTAACCGATGGTGGACGTGAAAATATTCGTATCGATGATAACTGGATCACTGCAAATACAATTATTCGACCATTCAAAGGGATGATTATCAAGGCCGATTATACTACTAACCGTAAATCTAATGATAAACAGGTTGATTTTAGAAAGATAGCTTATCTTAACCAAGGAGAAGTTCTTTCTGAACCTGCAAACGACTATGTAAAACAGTCTGCTGCTTATAAAGATTACGAAACCATTAACGCTTTTGCAGAATATACAGGTAGTGCATTTGATGCCCATAACTTTAAGTTAATGGCTGGTTACAACCAAGAGGAGATAATCGACAACTCATATTGGGTACAGCGTAAAGATAAGCTTGCCGAAACTCCGAATTTAGGACTCACCTCAGGAGACCAAACAACAAATGGTAGTGGTGGTGTACGTTCCATAAGAGGAGGATTCTTTAGAGTAAATTATAACTTTAAAGAGCGTTACTTAATGGAAGTGAATGGACGTTATGACCTTACTTCTCGTTTTAGAACTGAAGATCGTGGGGCATTCTATCCTTCCTATTCTGCAGGTTGGAGAGTAACAGAAGAGCCATTTATGAAAGGAGTGAAGAAGGTAATTGACAACTTTAAACTTAGAGTATCTTATGCATCACAGGGTAACCAGATGATTAAGGATAAAGTGAATGGGAAAGCTGTCTTTTCTTACCAGCCTTACCTTGGAACCATGCAAACCAAAACGATTCCATATATTTTAGGTGGAGAGCGTGCCATGGTAATTACACCTGCGAGTGCAACCAGTGCCGACCTAACATGGGAGACGGTAACGACAACTAACTACGGACTAGACCTCACCGCTTTGCGTGGTCGTATGAATGTCTCTTTTGACAAATATGAGCGTGAAACGAAAGATATGCTTTTGCCAATGAGTGGCCCAGCGATGTTTGGTGCAGCTTATCCAAAAGTAAATGGAGCTGATTTGGTGACTAAAGGATGGGAACTTTCGCTTAAATGGCAAGATAAGATAGGATCGGATTTCGGATATGGAGTAACTTTAGCCCTTTCAGATAATGAAACAGAAATAACAAGGTTCGACAATCCTAATAATATTATTGACACAAAAAATATATACTATAAAGGTCAGAAGCTTGGGGAGATTTGGGGATACGAAACCGAAGGGATCTTTCAGTCAGTCGAAGAAGTTAAGGAGCAAAACGTCGATTACTCTCAGTTCCGTCTATATGATTCACAACCTGGTGATGTTCGATATAAAGATTTAAATGGAGATGGTAAGATCACCAATGGTGCAAAAACGCTAGATGATCATGGTGATTTGAAGATTATTGGAAACGATACACCACGCTATGCTTATGGTATTACAACCAATCTAAACTTTAAAGGGTTCGATTGTACAATCTTCTTCCAAGGGGTTGCCAAGAGAGACTACTGGATTGGATCTACACACTATTGGGGTAATATTGCTCAAACATATACTGTTCCGACGAAATGGACACATAACAACCACTGGAGAGAAGACAACAAAGATGGATTCCTTCCACGTAATGCCCCCAATAAAGATCGTGGTAACATGAATAAGCAGACTCGTTATCTACAAGATGCATCATATATCCGACTTAAGAACATCACTTTTGGGTACACATTCCCAAAGCATTGGACTCAAGGCGCAGGAATCAGTAAAATTAGACTTTATGTTACTGGTCAGAACCTATGGGAGTATACTAAACTGAATGAGACGTTCGATCCTGAAGGATTGAATGAAGGGGGAAAGATATATCCATTCCAAAGAACCGTAGCTTTTGGTGCAAACATCACATTCTAA